Within Micromonospora parathelypteridis, the genomic segment GACCGTCGAACTCGGCCGCACCGAGCGGCGGCCAGTAGCCGTCGTCGGCAAGCAGCGCCTCGAATGCCGCCCGGCCCTGCCACCAGCCGGACGCGAACGACTCGCCGTCGACCGGCACCTCCGAGTCGACGAAGACCACCCTGGTCAATCGTTCCCCGATCCGCTCGGCGGCCTGACCCACCGGAATGCCCGAGTAGCTGTGCCCCACCAGCACCACGTCACGCAGGTCGCAGCTCTCGATCTCGTCGACAATGTCCTGCACGTGGGTCTGCTGCCCAGCGGGCACGCCCCGCTTCTCGGCCAGCCCGGAGAGCGTCAGTGGGTGGGTGCCATGGCCGGCCGCCCGCAGGGGCGGCACCACCTCGTCCCATGCCCACGACCCCAGCCACGCCCCCGCCACCAGCACGAAATCAGCCATGGCCAGGACCCTAGCGCCGACCTGCGACAGACCGGTGGGTCACGACCAGGTGCGGGCCTCGGCGGCGAACACCTCCGGCGGACTCTCCACCGGTAGCACACAGAGCAGGTGACCACCGGGTGCCCGCAGGACCCGGCACTCGAGCCACTGCGACACCTCGGTGGCGCCCAGGGCCAGCAACCGCGCGGTCTCGGCTGGCACGTCGTCGGTCTCGATGTCCAGGTGGAAGCGTGGCGCGTCGTCGACCGCCTGAACCGCGGTGACCAGCCCCGGCAACGCCTCGTGCAGACCGACGAACTGCGGCTCCGCCGGAACGGGCCGGGTGCTGACGCCGAGCGCCGCCGACCAGAACTCCGCCGCCCGGGCGGCCTCCGCCTCGGGAGCGTCGATCAGCAGCGCGTACACCCGGCTTCTGTGCATGCACGGCAGGGTATCGAGGATGCGGGAGTGCCGCTCGCCGGCCGCGTCCACACCAGCGCTGACTGACCGGATGCTCAGCCGTGGTCTAGTGGAGGTGGCCCGGCCTCGACCGGCATCCGGTAGATCCGCACCGGATAGTCGACGGCCGGATGTCCACCGTTGAGCCCGGCGGTCAGGTGCAGCTGGGCCGCCGGCATCCAGAGCCGGGCATCGGCGTCGAGCCACATCGCGTCCACCCAGGCCAGCCGGGGGTCGGCGACGAGCGTTCGTACGCTGCGGTCGGGCGCGATGGCGAGCACGCGCCGTCGTTCCACGTCGCTGAGGTAGATGGTGCCGGTGGCGTCGATGGCCGTGCCGCCGGTGCTCGGAGTGTCGCACCACCGCTCGACCCGCCGGGACATCTCGTCAACGGAGACCGATGGATCGTCCAACCAACGGGTGGCGATCCGGGACATCCCGCCGGAGGCCGGTTGGTAGTAGAGCCAGCGACCGTCCGGCGACACCTCGAGTTGGTCGACGTGCAGGCGTACCTCGGCGCCGTCCGGGTCACGCAGCGCGCGACCGTCGGCGACCAACGGCCCGCCCACCGTGCTCGGATGCCCGTCCAGCACCCGTCGGGACCGACCCGAATCGAGGTCGAGCACGATGAGGCCGGGTGCCCCCGCGTCGCTGAGGTACGCCACGGGGCCGTTGAAACGGGCGTCGTCGACGTAGCTGTTCGGGTGCACCGCCTCGTCGAGGTGGTAGACCCGCTCCACGTGGCCGCCGTCCGGGTTGATCGCGATCAGCCTGGCACCCCCCGGCACCTGCCGGCCGCCGATCTGCGGCGTACCCGAGTCAATGATCCACAACCGGCCGTCCGGGCCGGCGCGCAACCCGTTGACGTGGACGAACGCCCGGTCCGGTGGCTGGTCAGGCTGATTCCACGCGGCATCGGGGTACGGGTCACGGCCGCCGTCCGGCAGCGCCTCGACCACCTGCACGCCGGGACCGTCCGCCGACGGA encodes:
- a CDS encoding alpha/beta fold hydrolase, with protein sequence MADFVLVAGAWLGSWAWDEVVPPLRAAGHGTHPLTLSGLAEKRGVPAGQQTHVQDIVDEIESCDLRDVVLVGHSYSGIPVGQAAERIGERLTRVVFVDSEVPVDGESFASGWWQGRAAFEALLADDGYWPPLGAAEFDGQGLTDEQVTRLVEGATPHPGATLTEPAVVTRPLGDLPATYVKCLLDGPEPNDTVAKLLTSDRWRLVTMATGHWPMFSQPTELARLLLAEAS
- a CDS encoding L-dopachrome tautomerase-related protein; translation: MSSLPTEEDHRVTQVLREDRVCTGVTSLRGRVFLSYPSADGPGVQVVEALPDGGRDPYPDAAWNQPDQPPDRAFVHVNGLRAGPDGRLWIIDSGTPQIGGRQVPGGARLIAINPDGGHVERVYHLDEAVHPNSYVDDARFNGPVAYLSDAGAPGLIVLDLDSGRSRRVLDGHPSTVGGPLVADGRALRDPDGAEVRLHVDQLEVSPDGRWLYYQPASGGMSRIATRWLDDPSVSVDEMSRRVERWCDTPSTGGTAIDATGTIYLSDVERRRVLAIAPDRSVRTLVADPRLAWVDAMWLDADARLWMPAAQLHLTAGLNGGHPAVDYPVRIYRMPVEAGPPPLDHG
- a CDS encoding VOC family protein: MHRSRVYALLIDAPEAEAARAAEFWSAALGVSTRPVPAEPQFVGLHEALPGLVTAVQAVDDAPRFHLDIETDDVPAETARLLALGATEVSQWLECRVLRAPGGHLLCVLPVESPPEVFAAEARTWS